Genomic window (Mangifera indica cultivar Alphonso unplaced genomic scaffold, CATAS_Mindica_2.1 Un_0017, whole genome shotgun sequence):
AAGAGCCACTAATTTCAACAATCTCCACCTTGGCGATTTAGTGAGTCCCACCAAATTTCCTTTATACGATCTTTTTCAGCGACGACTCCAAATGCGCCTATCGGCGCAATTTAAGCTTGTAGGatgttgatcaagttcaaacaatgattgaacttgatcgTTGTTACCACCTTGGTCATCATATCTATAGGATTCTCAGCAGTctcaacatacaataatagataaatgaaaaacccatCTTGTAGCCTGCAAcaatatacacaattatcataCTTGCTTCTTGTGTACCTATGCTCCAtcataaattgatcaaatcGCTTGTACCACTGTCTTGGTGACTGTTTCAGTCTATAAAGCAATCTCTTCAATTTGCAAACCCAATTTTCTTTATCAGCAACCTTAAATCCTTCAGGCTGAGTCATGTAGATTTCCTCTTCCAAATTACCATGTAGATATGCAGTTTTCAcatcaagttgaactagttTAAGATTCATTTGTGCTACCAAGGCCAACAAAATTCTAGTAGAGGAATGCTTAACAACTGGAGAAAATACCTCATCAATCCCTTCCTTTTGAGCATAACCTCTTGCTACCAACCTTGCCTTGTAGCGAATATCTTCTTTATTAGGAAATCCATCTTTTCTTGCATATACCCACTTGCACCCAATTGTCTTCTTATGTTTTGGCAATTGAACTAACTGCCAAGTTTCATTCTTCTGAAGGGATTGTAATTCCTCATCCATGGCTTTCTTCCACTTTTCAGCTTCTAGACTTTTGACTGCTTCTTTATAAGTGGAAGAaatatcatcatctacaatTGGAAGTGCATAGGCCACCATATCAGCAAATCGAGCAGGCTTACGTATTTCTCGTTTTGGCCTATGTGAtgcaattgattcttgttgctgttgaggttcttgggttgaaacctcttcatcttcactttccTCCTCTGCCACTGGAGtatcactatcattttcaacaactctaACTGGGTTTGTTGTTGTGATTGTCTCAAACTCCACCTGTTGTGGAATACACTCCACCTGCTGTTGAGTATCATCGATCTTCTTTGTTACCTTCTTTAACATGATAGATTTATCAAAGGTAACATCCCTACTGTGAacaattttcttcaactttggacACCAAAGACGATATCCTTTCACTCCAGAACTAATCCCCATAAAGATTGCTTTCTTAGCTCTTGGATCTAATTTAGACTCCCTTGTATGATAATAGGCAGTCGAACCAAACACACGTAAGGAATCATAGTCATTAACAGGTTTTCCATACCATACCTCAAGGGGTGATTTCCCTTCAATTGCAGTGGATGGTAAACGATTAATGAGATGACATGCATATGTAACAGCCTCAACCCAAAATGGTTTGCCCAACCCAGCATTGGACAACATACATCTAACCTTCTCTAGCAAGGTTCGATTCATGCGTTCAGCCACCCCATTCTGTTGTGGTGTTCCTTTAACTGAGAAATGACGTACAATACCTTCAGCCTGACAAACTTCAAAAAACGGATCACTAGTATACTCACCACCATTATCTGTTCTTAGTCGTTTGATCTTTCTGCCAGTCTGAGTTTCAACCATCTTTTTCCATTTCAGGAACACATCGAATacgtcattcttcttctttaaagtgtACACCCACGTCCttctagaaaagtcatcaacaaaagtaacaaagtagtgTCTACCTCCCAAAGAAGCTGTCTTAGTAGGTCCCCACACATCAGAGtgaacataatccaaaataccttcagtattatgaattgcagtaccaaatcttacttttgtttgttttcccaAGACATAATGCTCACAAAAATCTAACTTGCAGGTCTTTGCTCCTTTCAATAAGCCTTGtttcaccaaactaaataaAGCTTTTTCCCCTGCATGTCCCAAACGCATATGCCAAAGTCTGGTTGTTTCATCATCTACATCTTTTCCAAATACGGCAGCTGCTAATCCAAAAACTGTACcaccattataataatacaagttatttcTTCTTATACCTTTCATCACTACAAGGGCACCAGAGATAACTTTCAAGACTCCATCTTGTATTGACACCTTGAAGCCTTTGGATTCCAAAGCTCCCaaagaaatgagatttttctttaactGTGGTACATGTCGAACGTCTGTCAGAACTCTAGTTGACCCATTATTATTCTTCAAACGGATTGAACCTATCCCTTCAGTTTTACAAGGACTATCATTACCCATGAAAACAACTCTaccatttagtttttcataattgaagaaccaTTCCTTGTGTGGACACATATGATAAGTGCAACCCGAATCTAGAAGCCATTCATCATACTGAGATGTCGTTGGTAGACTTACTAGAGCAAAATCTGAcccatcttcttcaatttcagctACACATGAAGCAACTTTGGTCTTccctttatctttcctttgtaacttcggacaatctttcttccaatgtcCCTTCTCTCGACAGAAAGCACATTCATCTTTACTAGGTCTTTTATGAGATCTACCCCTTCTTTCTTGCTTTCGACTTTGACTTCGTTCTCTTGCAGTAAAGGCTTCAATAGTTGTCTCTTTATtctcttgttgatctttctttcgaatttcattattactcAGAGCAGCACATACCTCATCGTAAGTCACTTTCTCCTTTCCATGAAGTAATGTAATACTTAGATGATCTAATTCTTCAGGCAGAGATCCTAGTAGAAGCattgctttatcttcatctttgaaagTTTCATCCAGATTCAGTAAATCAGCTATCAACTGgttaaaagtatcaatatgatcacttatacttgtACTAGGTTTCAATTGAAGACGAAACAgtctcttcttcaaataaagtcTATTCTCATTGCTTTTCTTCATATACTTGTTCTCTAACGTCTTCCACATTTTACTTGCAGACGTCTCTTTCATGAATGGATATTTCTGCTCTCTACAAAGACACGTACGAATTGTACCACAAGCTTGACGGTTGATCCTCACCCAGTCTTTGTCATCCATCTTCTCTGGTTTTTCCTCCTCCAGagctatatcaagattttcttgacacaGGGCGTCCATCACCTCACATTGCCATAAGCCAAAATTGTTGCGgccatcaaatttttccacatcaatttttgcggttgtcacaattgtctttgttgatgtcgATGTCATTTTCTGCTAACTACGATTTACTTGGtagatagtttttcaaataaccaagttccacaaatttatattcaatagctagaacaaaattactataacctaggatagtagtaagtgcccaaaaatgataatatatgcacCAGGAAAGTACCCAGGAAAGATTAGTGGGGACAAAGCCTCCTTAAAAACCAGCCTCCTTAGACAGCATTTTCCTAGACATgcacataaccatataaatagctACTCACTGTCctaaacctaggctctgataccacttatTGTGCAGcggaaatataaaacacaacttctatgctattgaatataataaacaattaaagcagaaaataaaatgcagaaaaataaaagaaagagaacacaagtaTTTACGAGGTTCGGTAAATGTACCTACGTCCTCGGCGCcgctgactactttcactatcttcaaagaatagttacaaaggaaacaTAAACTATTAGAAATCCCtaaataataggattctctcaatacaattgtatttgactacaactgtcttagggatgattttgaactaaaaccaaggcctctatttatagcctttggtaaaatacaaagagattaaattaatagatgtgggaCATAAAGAGCCACTAATTTCAACAAATACTTTGTTGGAGAGTACTTTCAAATATCCACACTTGCTTTAATGTTTATACCTCAACTCATTAAGCCAAGTATGATAGGAGTTTacagaattttttatttgacgAGATTTCACAAATTCTTACAGCTTCTAGTCATGGGTTAAATCATATACTAATTGAGGTCTGATTTGGCGAAAAAATGTAAACATGCCCTGTGTTTTGTAATATGTTTTTTACTGCAAAAACTTGTACTTTGTTGCAGACAATCATGGTTGGTGGATGATAATAGATTTGCAACAAAAATCAAGAGTACATCTGGGACTTGCGACCTGGAAAGAATTAATTGGAAAAGCAATCCAAGTAAAGCTTGTCCAAATTGCCTTTTTGTTATTAACAACACTGATGTAAATTTCTTACTTTCTTCTACCTCTAATATAATTAGTTGAATTTAAGAGAGAGAGGTTAAGGAAGACCTTGGCATTCTGGGATTGTTGCCACCTGGAACTTACTCTGAGGTGAATAGTCCTGTGAGAtgattttatgtcattttcttGACGATACAGAAATCTTCTTTTGGTTAggatttttttacaaaaatgagGGTTCTGCTTAATAGGTTTTAGTAATGTTGAATTTGTTAAGAAATTTATGTCTATTAACTGTTGAATTTAAGAATAATCCATAATTTGACGAGCCTATAATACGAGCCTGAAGCCAAGCCGAGCGAACCCGAGCTAATAGATACGAACCTGAGTTAGATACGAACCGAGCAcgaatactaaaattataaaacgagTAGAACACGAATGTGTGTTTCAATGAGCTCGACGAGCCCAAACCCAACCAAAGCCGAGGTTAAATGAAAACGCGTTGAACCCTGTTCGGGCTCAACTTGGCTCGCATCCACCCCTACCTATAAAGTATATTAgattatctttattgatcacatAAAATCCTCTAAACTTAATCTAATtgataaacaaacataaattttagattatatataaaaacaataaaaccttttacatttataatgaataccaatttgaatatcaataatgatatatcagtATATCACAACTTTAATAGTGACATGTTTAACCGCAAGACTAAAAATTTCCAGGTAATCAACCCAACCCCCAACCTTTGCTGGAAACTTTTGACCACAAGTCTAGCCTCTTAAGTCTTTGTGAGGTTCCATCAGGATGCAACTTGGTCCAACCTGATTTGTATACTTATCCTAAAAAGGTAAACACTATATTTAAATTCTGCTTAAACTATGAGGGAAACAGAGAAATTAATATCTAACAAAGTGGAAGAAAAAGAGGatgaaatttatttgattatgcaTGAAGACTCATACATAAGACATTACAAATCGGAGAGTTATATAGCTGTTTACATGAACCtataaaacttgaaaaagaaaaaatattacgtGCAATCAAGAACTTTTTCTACTAATGATTCGATCTTCATCTAATcgcctttcttcttccttgaaTAAAGTGGTGGAATACTTTGTTCATTTATAAAGAAATTTCCAGGATCAACCATAGTCTTAACTCGCACCAGCCTGTTGAAATtgttcttaaaatatttaaatcccCAAACACTGGCTTGTTTAAAGCTTGTATATCCATTATTATTATTCGTTCCAATGTCAAGATCCCTGTAATTCATGTAGGCCGCTCTAGGATTCCTGGAAACAAACGGAGCCATGTAACTGTACAGCCTTCTGATCCAGTTTATGTGCCTTTCCGTAGCTTCAGCTCCTCCTCCTTGCCAAGACACCAAGTGCTGAATCTTGTAAATGTTTCCAGCTCTGTGTGGAAATGGAGTTTCGGATTCCGAAATCTTATTCATTAACCCACCATATGGAGTCAAGATCATTACCGCGCCCTCAGCTTCTTGCTCAtaaaatctttcatatattcCTTCAAAAGCTGCCTCAGGAATAGGTTCCTTCACATAGTCCGATTTTGCCTTGAAAGTATCAAAGCTGGTCGGAGTCCTGTTCCGCAGAACATCCACGGATTCTCCCTCGAATCCTCCAAAGTAGAGAATCGAATCGATCCAGCTCATTTCTTTGCAGTCCGATTTCACCAAACCGAGCTCCGGGAGGCTTTGCTGCATTAATGGAACAAGAAAATCAACCCCGCCGAGAAACAAACATTCAAATGTCACTCGGATTGTTGTCCTCCCTGAACTGGAATTCAATCTCGTTAAGTAAAGTCTGACATATAAATCCTCAGGAAGTTTGTCCGCAACGTATTGCCATTTGTTAACAATCTTTGTTGCGTTTTGTTCCAGGGTCCGGTGGACTGTGAAGACTGTTACGGTTGATGGAACTGTCACCAAGTTTATTTTCCAGGCCAGGATGACACCAAAGCTGGCTCCGCCGCCTCCTCGAATGGCCCAAAATAGGTCTTCCCCCATCGATTCTCGATTGAGCAATCGTCCCTTTACGTCAATTATTAGCGCATCAACAACATTATCAGCGGCCAGGCCAAATTTGCGCAACAGAAAACCATAACCACCGCCACTAAAATGCCCTCCAACACCAACAGTGGGGCAAACTCCTGCAGGAAAAGCAAGAGTTTTACTTTTCTCAGAAATTTTATAGTAAAGTTGCCCAATGGTTGCACCAGATTGAACCCAAGCTGTTTTGTTTTTGACATCAATACTGATCTCACTAAGGTTTATAAGGTCGAGAATCACAAAAGGGACATTCGAAACATAAGAAAGAGCCTCATAGTCATGGCCGCCACTTCGGATTCTGATTTGGAGGCCATATTTTTGGGAGCAAAGGATGGCTGCTTGTACGTGGGAAACTTGTGATGGTGTTATAATGACTCGAGGTTTTGGGGTTGTGGGAGTTGAGAATCTGAAATTTCGGATGGAAAATTCCAGGACGGATGAGAATGAAGAGTTGTTTGGAGTGTAAATTACTTGGGAAATATTGGAGGTGCCATTATTTTCAGAATGAAGGGAAAGGCATTGAAGAAAATTCTGATGAGAATCAGCTAAAGTTACAGCTTGAAATGATAAAAgaagaacaaaagaaaagaatggGGAGATCCATGAATAGCTTGGAGGCTCCATTTATGAGAAGATTGCTGAATTTGGTGTGCACAAGAGTGGACTGGAACTCCCTCATTTATAGAAATAAACAAGAAGCTAGTTGAATTCTGAAAAAAAATGTGAACGCTGGATTGCAAAGTCTTGTTTCTCTGTGGTGCGTATGGAGAAAATTCAAGCATCTAGATTTAGTAATTGATCTCTTTCAATTCAAGCTATCATCATCAGGAAATGAACACGGTATTAATTGGTAATTGCCAAGGACAAGCGTCTCAAATTTGACCAATTCCATgcttaatttctttgtttttgaaatttaattcttttctcTAGTTTTGAGTACCATATTAAGTAatcagatgatatattatcatgtgattagatattattctattattaattacaCATTAGcggaatatataatatttagatacaattatatgcatgttattttatatatagcCATTTCCAACCAAAAGcttcataataataatagtaataataataatatagtcaACTTTTCAATACATGTATTGAGTATATATACAAGACTAATTAGCTCAATTACCTTATGTTTAACGTTAAGTAACATAATATggtcatatataaatatagatgaatttgacatttttattattattattttctgacTATTCCTAAATGGCTTATATTCATCgactaaatttattttggattatggTTGTGTGATATTAATGCATATTGAGCGAATTTGTTCACCTTTACACTCCTCTATGGCTCCACTTGATAAATTATGGACTATTGCACAAATATTCAttccatttatattaattaatatgaggGGAGGGAGGGGAGGGGATGGTGGGCGGGGATAGTGATCCTTGTCCCCATCCCCATAAGGTGGATCACATACCGTCTTCTCCTTATGCATGATACGAGATTGTaagaaatttttatcttttacctattagaaataattctttttttatcttcACTCTTTTCGCGTCCTCTCTACGTATTAactattattgtaaaaatattatagtaattgtataattaaacatgtaatagatttttttataaa
Coding sequences:
- the LOC123205841 gene encoding berberine bridge enzyme-like 18, translated to MEPPSYSWISPFFSFVLLLSFQAVTLADSHQNFLQCLSLHSENNGTSNISQVIYTPNNSSFSSVLEFSIRNFRFSTPTTPKPRVIITPSQVSHVQAAILCSQKYGLQIRIRSGGHDYEALSYVSNVPFVILDLINLSEISIDVKNKTAWVQSGATIGQLYYKISEKSKTLAFPAGVCPTVGVGGHFSGGGYGFLLRKFGLAADNVVDALIIDVKGRLLNRESMGEDLFWAIRGGGGASFGVILAWKINLVTVPSTVTVFTVHRTLEQNATKIVNKWQYVADKLPEDLYVRLYLTRLNSSSGRTTIRVTFECLFLGGVDFLVPLMQQSLPELGLVKSDCKEMSWIDSILYFGGFEGESVDVLRNRTPTSFDTFKAKSDYVKEPIPEAAFEGIYERFYEQEAEGAVMILTPYGGLMNKISESETPFPHRAGNIYKIQHLVSWQGGGAEATERHINWIRRLYSYMAPFVSRNPRAAYMNYRDLDIGTNNNNGYTSFKQASVWGFKYFKNNFNRLVRVKTMVDPGNFFINEQSIPPLYSRKKKGD